The Sminthopsis crassicaudata isolate SCR6 chromosome 5, ASM4859323v1, whole genome shotgun sequence genome contains the following window.
CTAGtttaaaagcagagaaaaaaagggtctctgatttcattggtagaGGTAATTTCCAAATGAGGACGCTCCCAGAACCAGCAATGCTTTCTCAGCAAAGCAGTCTTAAGAGTAATGcagatttaagtgatttttcttaggGTCACACAAGTTATCACCATAGGATCCTCAGTAGTTTGTGTAGCACCTAAAGATATATCCCTGTTCTTAAATACCAAGAAAGTAGGATTATCTAGGCTAAAGTTATTATGTGCAATATGTGGCAACAGATAAACAACTAAGAgacaatgtatttatttatgaCTTTTAAATCGATCAGCTCATCACCTTGCAACAAAATTgacatccattttattttttttagtcattttgtttttattatactctattatgaaaatgcttgtttcctgtaaactaaaaatatttattgttttttaaattaactttataattttaactttgacagtacatatgcataggtaatttttttacattatcccttgtactcccttctgttctgaatttttcccctccttccctccaccccctcccctagatggcagccattcccatacatattaaatatctcataatatatcctaggtacaatatgtatgtgcagaaccaaattttgttgttgttgcaaaggaagaattggattcagaaggtaaaaataatctgggaagaaaaacaaaaaaatgctcacagtttacactcatttcccagtgttccttttctgggtgtagctgattctgtccatcattgatcaattggaattggacagttcttctctatgttgaagatatccatttccatcagaatacatcctcatacagtatcattgttgaagtgtataatgatatcctagttttgctcatttcactcagcatcatcttgttggtcatttcttacagaacaataatattccataacattcatataccacaatttacccaaccattctccaattgatgggcatccactcagtttccagtttctagccactacaagaagggccaccacaaacattttggcacatacaggtccctttcccttctttagtatttctttgggatataagcccagtagtagcactgctgggtcaaaaggttaTGCatattttgacaactttttgggcataattccagattgctctccagaatggttggacatccgtgattttaaatgaatttttttcatttaaaaaaaaaaaaaaaccctgaaatgcATGTCTTAGTAGAGAAAATATGAAGTAAATAtgcacacttttaaatttttcgTACTGAAAAAGTAAAAAGCCAAACCAAGTCAAcagaacaaatattttattaaggagcctactatgtgccaggcactgtgctaagcacagagAATACAAAGTGTAAAAGATGGTTTCTGGCTTCAAATGAGCTCACAATGTAATGGGAGATCATGTAAGCAACtgtgtataaacaagatatatacaaggaTAAATTGAGGGACAATTTTGGAGGAAAGGCACAAGCATGAacatctatttctattaaaatatattaataaaaatcaactAGCTTTAACTTATCTTAACCACAAATTTACCAAAATGCAAGTTAAAAAGCCCACAAAGGCATAAAATCCCACCTACCCGTCTCTTCCTGTTATaaacttttttcatatctttttcttttaactgATCCAGAGTTTCATTCTATCATTTAGATCAGGATCCTGAAGCTTATGGActttttgtataaatataaatagcccAATAGTACCTAAACCTGGAGCCAGCCAGTAAAAACTAAAGACCCTTTGTAAGATACACTTTAATTATACAACTCAACCAACAACAATAGTTACATAATACTAAAAGTGTAggggaaagaaaaatacttttgggGGAGTGGGAATAGAGGGGGGTAGGGGCAGAAGTAATTGCCAAGGTTATGACTGGAATATAGGTACTCCACTGGGATCTAAGAATTGTGTTTGAACAATATCACCGGCTTGCTGATAATCATAGTCCTCCTCTAACTTGTTGTGGGTCAGCTGCATGTTCATGGAGTAGCTTGGGAGGTATTCCATGGTGTGGGGAGCGCTAAAACTCATAGTCATCTGTGGTTTCATGGGGTAGACCTCACTAATAGTATTTCCAAAGGGAGCCCCCAAGTCGCCGGCAGGGTAGGAGTGCTGAAACACCTGGTGCTGATAGGGGCCCTCTCCACCATTCTGAAACTGGTTATTCCAAGTCTGGTTGCTCCACACTGGAAGATTTCCAGAAGGATTCACCATATAGTCCTGGTGAAATGGAGAGTAGAAGCTTATGTATTCCCCAACAGTTGGTGCATTCTAGAAGAAGAGTAAAGTAAGATTAATTTAATTGTttagaatgtctggattcttaaGAAATAGGAGGACTTGGActtcagaattctgatcaatacgTAAGAACATTGTTACTTCAAAGGAGTGATAAAGAAGTTATAAGTCCCTGTGGAGGTATTAAGTATGGAAGGAGCAAAAATATCCTTCAAAAGTCTCAGTGCAGATTGAAGTTGTTATTGCATTTAGTCCCCTTTGTTTTCATATAGGGGCAATGAATGTCACATTGAGGAAGGATATTTTAATAGGTAAACCTTTGGGAAATGACTGGGGGAAATGTAGAGcatcaacaatttttttaaagaaaagcccTATTTTCTTATGGGCATAAACTCAAATAGACAATAAATGCTgagaaacctgaaaaaaaaaaaaaaaaaaaaaaaaaaaacatttattatgcttaAGGGATAGGACTTTTCTTTCCATTACCTGAACCATATTGTTGCTGTTCTTGGACCACATGGAGTCTTTCTGCCATCTCTTTGACTTCATTCTCTGATTTTGAAACCAAGTCTTGacctggaggaggaagaggagacaaATAGTAACCTATAGATTTTCTTGAGAAGTAAAGATTCTGGTAACTTCCCCTAAAAGCCACACTGCACTAGATCTGAATGATACAGGACTAATTTTCAGGGAATGTTCTCTGGTTCAAGGATGTAGGGCTTGGACTTTAGTTCCTCAATTTCCCAACTCTAAAGGGGATTTCCCCCATTCCCCCTTAGGCTAATGTCTTTCCCACAGTggattatctctattttatcaCCATGTATGTATACAGAAGGTTCCAGAGAATAAGgattgtctctctcctctttctgtatCCCCAGCTAAATTTCGCAGTCGCTGACATTTAAAAGTAAATCTCTCTTAATTGATTGTCCCTATCctaataaatcaaacatttacctgCTTATAAGTAAGGTTCAAATTCTCAGCCACATTTCTGATCTGCTGCGGGCTGAGGTATTTTTGCTCCAGGAATCTACTGTTGAGTACATTCAGTTGAGCCTGAGAGAACACCGTCCTCATCTTAGATTTTTTGACTAGGGTCTGATCTTCTTTTCCCTGATGGATCTTGGGCTTGTTCTGGGAGGAAAGGTTATTTGAAGTTGGGCTAGTGGCAGAGTCGGGAATATCTTGAACAAACATATCCACAGATGTCGGAGTAGCAGGAGAAATTGCTGAATGGGGAGGGAAACAAAGCAAGAACTGTCACTGctagaacttttatttttcacatagtATTATATCTCATCTCCCCCCCCCAtaagtttcttatttttcaaatatagtttttcaacattcatttctataagacttcatgttccagattttcctctctccccaagacaaccTGATATCTCATTACATCTTAtgcatactttttaaaacatttaaaacattgaCCACCCACAATAAACTAAATTTTAAGTTTCTCGAGAGCTACaaatctttgaaaatttaaataatttgctcttAAAATTCCTCTTAACCCAACCCAAATCCCTAGACAAATAGGGCTAAACAACCGCGTTGCATAGGGTCAGTGGAAAGTCTAACAAGCCTCAGATGACATTTTTCCAGTAAATAACACTATTCCTTTTAAtccttttcataaccttgatcaAATGCCCTAACCAAGGTTACCAGATTTTTCCTCCAACCAACCTCTAGCTGCTTTCTCCCCCAAAGGGAATTCTTCTTTAGCCCAGACTCCTCTTTTAGACGTTTTATGGCCATAATGAGGTCCTACATAAATTTGGGTCCGACCTGAGTTCATTAACATATGTAACTCCTTGGGGCAGAGAATCCTTCTTACCAATGCAAACTAGCACCTGCCTCAACTTTACTGGGGGAACCGGGATTAAATGAATTCTCAGAAATAGGTCTAGAGTCCAGTACTTCCTGACCCCAAGGTCAACTTTTTACCCATCTGACTACCTAGTTTGAatagttgggattttttttccccacaagcAGCCACAGTTCCTTTTTTAACATAGTCACTGTTAGGCAAATTTTGGTGATTGCGTCACTTTTTACCCCTTTCTAGTTGACctaagaaaaaggaagagtacTACTAAAAATCCATCTCCCATACAATCTAGTAGTACTCTTTCTGGCAATATTCTATTCTGGAGCTTGACTTGTTCTTTCCCTCAAACCTTATTAAGTACATTAGTtaactaagattaaaaaaaaaatcttaatttaaaactgaaatttgAGTTAAAAATTCAGATTTAGAGACAGAATGGACCTCACAGGTCAATTTATTCAATCCCTCAGTTGCTCAAGCACAAACAGAGAAATGACACGATATCCCGGTCTTAAAAGTAGTTCAACAAGGGGCAGATTTGAATCTCAACCCTTCGCAGTGCAGAACTAGTCCCTTTCCCCATAACTgttgtttattatatttgtaaagctaAAGCGCATTCCCGGTACTCCTCCCACCCCCAGCCCCGCTTATTTAACCAGGTGCCACATTAACCAACCCATAGAAACAACTATTAGTCAAGAAATTAGGGGAAAGCTAGTCATTGTAAAGGCTTACTTTGCCCACCAATACTAACCAATTCCACTAGCATTCTGTTCATTCCCTACTATGAGCGAGCAGTCCCCTAGGTGCTCGGTTACCTTTGCagccctactctcaaggagcttatattctacaacACATGAAGATATACAGAACAAACGAATGAAGGAAAGTTCCAACAGGAGCAGAATAATGATGGTGCCTGAAGCTTACTTGTTTCACCTTGGAGGCTAGGCCCCAGGAGTTGCACAGGTAACAACAGCCCCTAAGGTAAAGAGGGACCACCTATTTAAAAGTTTCAATCTACACAGAAGCAGACTCGGGACCCCATCCAGTTCAGAACATGGGGGTTCCGCTACCTTTCTGGGGGCTCACCTGCGCTTGGCTGGAGCTTTTCCGGACTTTGGATTTGGAAAGAGTAAGGGCTTGAGGCCGTAAAAGGCTCAGGCTGGGGCACGGAGATCCAGGTGTTGTAAGGGCAGCTGGCATCGCCATCGGGCTGGGAGGACTGGCATTGGTGCGAGCACGAAGTCATGTTGTAGGGAAGATGCTCGAAGTTAGGAGTCCAACGTGGGCAAGCGCCGTAGGAGCAAAATCTTATCAGCGATGGTCAGCAAAGAAAAATGCCCTAAAAATGCAAAATagccttttaactttaaaaagaaaaaaaaaaaaaaaaaaaaaaaagcaagaaattgaCTCAGGCCGAGGCTGGGCAAAGAGAGCCGGGCCAAACTGGAGTTGGAGAACTAGTATCACTTGGGCGGCCTTTTTATATCACTTCCCCCACCTGCTAATCCTGCCCGCTGGGCTCCCCAAGGCCATTATCATGAAAATCGACAATTGATAGAAAAGGTGGGATTTGGGGCTGGTCAATTTCGACCTGTGTGGGAGTGAAGGAAGGAGTAAGGCTCTTCCCAGGAAGAGTATTAGGAATCCAGAAATACTTCTTCATGATTAAAACTCCATTTTCCTGATGAAGTTAATCAATTTTTGCTCTTTtgtttccctcttccccctcccctccccccccccccccccgcctcccaCTCTTACCCCCCGCAAACCTTTACACCTGGTGATGAGAGTGGAAGCCTGCCTGGTTAAAGAGTATTTGGCGGAAGACAAGATGTACCAAACTTGGAGCAAAAGACTCACAAAGTGTCAATCTTCGAATTTTGAATCTGAAGTTTGGCAGGACAAATGATTTAGGGATTAAACTGATCTTTAGCACTTCCTTTGCAaccctttaattttttcttttcccttcgtcccttcttttctttcacca
Protein-coding sequences here:
- the NANOG gene encoding homeobox protein NANOG produces the protein MTSCSHQCQSSQPDGDASCPYNTWISVPQPEPFTASSPYSFQIQSPEKLQPSAAISPATPTSVDMFVQDIPDSATSPTSNNLSSQNKPKIHQGKEDQTLVKKSKMRTVFSQAQLNVLNSRFLEQKYLSPQQIRNVAENLNLTYKQVKTWFQNQRMKSKRWQKDSMWSKNSNNMVQNAPTVGEYISFYSPFHQDYMVNPSGNLPVWSNQTWNNQFQNGGEGPYQHQVFQHSYPAGDLGAPFGNTISEVYPMKPQMTMSFSAPHTMEYLPSYSMNMQLTHNKLEEDYDYQQAGDIVQTQFLDPSGVPIFQS